A genomic segment from Paenibacillus sp. encodes:
- a CDS encoding TIGR02206 family membrane protein — MARETFVLFSIAHWAGLIAAALVVAAIVAARRQLRHPARNRAFRYGLAAALAGSELALYAWYTATGQWGLYALPFQLCTMTLWISVLALVTKSRIAFEISFFLGILGAMQALLTPYLVVTFPDFRYFHFFFAHIAIIAAGVFLAAVDRYRPTARSALRAWLWLNALAVPAFVANRFTGENFMFLARKPPTGSLLDLLAPWPWYIAQLELVALAFLFGLLAVVKAADRWMLRYKA; from the coding sequence ATGGCGCGCGAAACGTTCGTCCTGTTTTCGATCGCGCACTGGGCCGGTCTGATCGCCGCGGCGCTCGTCGTTGCCGCGATCGTGGCGGCGAGGCGGCAGCTTCGCCATCCGGCGCGGAATCGGGCGTTCCGATACGGACTTGCCGCCGCGCTGGCCGGCTCCGAGCTCGCGCTATATGCATGGTATACGGCGACGGGGCAGTGGGGGCTGTACGCGCTGCCGTTCCAGCTGTGCACGATGACGCTATGGATCTCCGTTCTCGCCCTGGTGACGAAAAGCCGCATCGCGTTCGAAATTTCGTTTTTCCTAGGCATATTAGGCGCGATGCAAGCGCTGTTGACGCCATACTTGGTCGTGACGTTCCCGGATTTCCGCTATTTCCATTTCTTCTTCGCGCATATCGCGATCATCGCCGCCGGCGTCTTCCTCGCCGCGGTGGACCGATATCGGCCGACCGCGCGATCCGCGCTTCGCGCCTGGCTGTGGCTGAACGCGCTCGCCGTGCCGGCGTTCGTCGCCAATCGGTTCACGGGCGAAAACTTCATGTTCCTCGCCCGCAAGCCTCCGACAGGTTCGCTGCTCGATCTGCTCGCGCCGTGGCCGTGGTACATCGCGCAGCTCGAGCTTGTAGCGCTGGCGTTTTTGTTTGGACTGCTGGCGGTCGTCAAAGCGGCGGATCGGTGGATGCTCCGGTATAAAGCGTAA